One stretch of Ornithinimicrobium ciconiae DNA includes these proteins:
- a CDS encoding 1,4-dihydroxy-2-naphthoate polyprenyltransferase — protein MASLAQWVEGARPRTFPAAIAPVAVGTGSAHVLGSSDLGLALLALLVSLALQIGVNYANDYSDGVRGTDEERVGPIRLVGQRLADPANVKLMAFLWFGFAALCGLALVALSNTPVLLLIGVAAIVAAWRYTGGDNPYGYRGLGEVMVFIFFGLVAVLGTTWTQAHSLDAASWSGAVGVGSITCAVLVANNLRDIPGDTTSGKRTLAVRMGDRRTRQLYVGLLALPLLAAGIAALLHLWALLALLSAPLGYLAARPVLRGALGRDLVPAIGSTGRYLLGYSALLTLGLVLSV, from the coding sequence GTGGCCTCGCTCGCTCAGTGGGTCGAGGGTGCTCGACCCCGGACCTTCCCTGCCGCCATCGCGCCTGTCGCGGTCGGCACCGGCTCGGCGCACGTGCTCGGCAGCTCCGACCTCGGACTGGCCCTGCTCGCGCTCCTGGTCTCCCTGGCCCTGCAGATCGGCGTGAACTACGCCAATGACTACTCCGACGGCGTCCGCGGCACGGATGAGGAGCGGGTCGGCCCGATCCGCCTCGTCGGGCAACGGCTGGCCGACCCGGCCAACGTCAAGCTCATGGCCTTCCTGTGGTTCGGGTTCGCGGCGCTCTGCGGCCTGGCGCTCGTCGCGCTGTCCAACACGCCCGTCCTCCTGTTGATCGGGGTCGCGGCGATCGTGGCCGCCTGGCGCTACACCGGCGGAGACAACCCCTACGGCTATCGCGGTCTCGGGGAGGTGATGGTCTTCATCTTCTTCGGGCTGGTCGCGGTGCTCGGCACCACGTGGACACAGGCCCACTCCCTGGACGCGGCGTCCTGGTCCGGCGCGGTGGGTGTTGGGTCCATCACCTGCGCGGTCCTGGTCGCCAACAACCTGCGGGACATCCCGGGCGACACCACCTCCGGCAAGCGCACCCTCGCGGTGCGGATGGGGGACCGCCGGACCCGCCAGCTGTATGTCGGGCTGCTCGCCCTCCCCCTGCTGGCCGCCGGCATCGCTGCGCTGCTGCACCTGTGGGCACTGCTCGCGCTCCTGTCCGCGCCGCTGGGCTATCTGGCCGCCCGGCCGGTCCTGCGGGGCGCGCTCGGTCGGGATCTGGTGCCGGCGATCGGGAGCACCGGGCGCTACCTGCTGGGCTACTCCGCGCTGCTGACGCTCGGGCTGGTCCTGTCAGTCTGA
- the resB gene encoding cytochrome c biogenesis protein ResB, with protein MTQTHKTPFREPVTQPRLGLVGWLRWMWRQLTSMRTALMLLMLLAVAAVPGSIWPQRSVDPARVNEYIRDNPTAGEWLDRFSLFDVYSSPWFAAIYLLLMVSLIGCIVPRAGQHWRTMRAQPPRAPRNLSRLEAHTTTQLAADPEVVLDAARATLRRRRLRIRPVEAGREHDIGAEGGYLRETGNLIFHISLLAVIVSVAVGHLWGWRGEIILAEGETFTAQAARFDTLEAGPWVDENSIQPFSLRMDRLDVRFETEAGGSQFGAPRLFEAAVTTTDEPGAAEVQQTFGVNNPLHFGTTSVFLLGNGYAPVITVTDGGGNSLGTFVSPFLPQDDNYTSTGATKVPAADPQLGFYGAFLPTFGGFVEALGPTSTFPDLMDPVLALGVYEGTLFPGGRPQSVYTLDTAQMEQIETGDGDVSRILLRPGETIELPGDRGTVIFDDVVRWGGLVVRHDPGRVPVLISSIVLLGALIAMLTVKRRRVFVRVQPPGEDGAEGGERHTGLVVAGLAKGSDPNLQDYLDSLVEEITARVKDDA; from the coding sequence ATGACGCAGACACACAAGACACCCTTCCGGGAGCCGGTCACTCAGCCCAGGCTCGGGCTGGTCGGCTGGCTGCGCTGGATGTGGCGGCAACTGACCAGCATGCGCACCGCGCTGATGCTGCTGATGCTGCTGGCCGTCGCGGCCGTCCCCGGCTCGATCTGGCCGCAGCGCAGCGTGGACCCGGCCCGCGTCAACGAATACATCCGGGACAACCCCACGGCTGGGGAGTGGCTGGATCGGTTCAGCCTGTTCGATGTCTACTCCTCACCGTGGTTTGCCGCGATCTATCTGCTGCTGATGGTTTCCCTGATCGGTTGCATCGTGCCGCGGGCTGGCCAGCACTGGAGGACGATGCGCGCCCAGCCGCCGCGGGCGCCGCGCAACCTGAGCCGCCTCGAGGCGCACACCACCACCCAGTTGGCGGCCGACCCCGAGGTGGTCCTCGACGCGGCCCGCGCGACACTCCGCCGCCGGCGCCTGCGGATTCGTCCGGTCGAGGCGGGCCGTGAGCACGACATCGGCGCCGAGGGCGGCTACCTGCGCGAGACCGGCAACCTCATCTTTCACATCTCGCTGCTGGCTGTCATCGTCTCTGTCGCGGTCGGTCACCTGTGGGGGTGGCGGGGCGAGATCATCCTGGCTGAGGGGGAGACCTTCACCGCCCAGGCGGCCCGGTTCGACACCCTGGAGGCCGGACCGTGGGTGGACGAGAACTCCATCCAGCCGTTCTCGCTGCGCATGGACCGGCTCGATGTGCGCTTCGAGACCGAGGCCGGCGGATCGCAGTTCGGGGCGCCGCGACTCTTCGAGGCGGCAGTGACCACCACGGATGAGCCTGGTGCCGCAGAGGTGCAGCAGACCTTCGGGGTGAACAACCCGTTGCATTTCGGCACGACCTCGGTCTTCCTGCTCGGCAACGGCTATGCCCCGGTCATCACGGTGACCGATGGTGGCGGCAACTCCTTGGGCACCTTCGTCTCACCCTTCCTGCCCCAGGACGACAACTACACGTCTACCGGCGCGACCAAGGTCCCGGCAGCCGATCCGCAACTGGGGTTCTACGGTGCCTTCCTGCCGACCTTCGGCGGATTCGTCGAAGCACTTGGCCCCACCTCGACGTTCCCGGATCTGATGGACCCGGTCCTCGCGCTGGGCGTCTATGAGGGGACGCTCTTTCCGGGTGGCCGCCCCCAGTCGGTCTACACGCTGGACACCGCACAGATGGAGCAGATCGAGACCGGCGACGGTGATGTCTCCCGGATCCTGCTCCGGCCGGGCGAGACGATCGAGCTGCCTGGCGACCGGGGCACCGTGATTTTTGACGATGTCGTTCGGTGGGGCGGGCTGGTGGTGCGGCACGACCCGGGCCGAGTGCCGGTGCTGATCAGCTCCATCGTCCTGCTCGGTGCGCTGATCGCGATGCTGACCGTGAAACGGCGCCGGGTGTTCGTCCGGGTGCAGCCCCCGGGTGAGGACGGCGCGGAGGGCGGCGAGCGGCATACTGGGTTGGTGGTCGCGGGTCTGGCGAAGGGCTCGGACCCCAACCTGCAGGACTATCTCGACTCCCTCGTCGAGGAGATCACGGCACGAGTGAAGGACGACGCATGA
- a CDS encoding AMP-binding protein — protein MPPTSDATISEHLRAAERALAGSGVVLTTSGSTGQPKSVVLSADALRASAAATAERIGGPGQWLLTLPTDHVAGWQVVVRSALAGTVPARLDGSFTVAAFTAAAATLTGRRRYVSLVPTQVVRLAEDLAGLATLATFDAVLVGGAALPTSVRERTEAAGIRVHRTYGMTETSGGCVYDGTPLPGVGIRLDEGRVRLSGSVLATEYAGDPHLTAERFVTDDDGRRWFVTDDVGELDVQGRLHLLGRMDDLINTGGFKVAPRPVEDALLGLPQIRDALVLGVPDAEWGERVAAVLVAQTPHAHTPHAQHPHTLGGDAEARGARPGVSDIRDLVRDVLPAHALPRQVLWVEELPLLRSGKPDRAALRAMCAGESGTMDPYRGSAD, from the coding sequence ATGCCGCCCACCTCCGACGCGACCATCTCCGAGCACCTGCGCGCCGCCGAGCGCGCGCTCGCGGGCAGTGGCGTGGTGCTCACGACGTCCGGCTCGACGGGACAGCCCAAGTCTGTCGTCCTGTCCGCGGACGCTCTCCGTGCCTCGGCGGCCGCGACCGCCGAGCGCATCGGTGGGCCCGGGCAGTGGCTGCTCACGCTGCCGACCGACCACGTCGCAGGCTGGCAGGTGGTGGTGCGTTCGGCGCTGGCTGGCACTGTTCCTGCCCGGCTCGACGGCTCGTTCACCGTCGCGGCCTTCACGGCCGCAGCAGCGACTCTCACCGGGCGGCGCCGCTATGTCTCGCTGGTTCCGACCCAGGTCGTGCGCCTGGCCGAGGACCTGGCGGGGCTGGCGACACTCGCCACGTTCGACGCCGTCCTGGTCGGGGGCGCCGCGCTCCCCACCTCCGTCAGAGAGCGCACGGAAGCCGCAGGGATCCGGGTGCACCGCACCTATGGCATGACCGAGACCTCCGGTGGCTGTGTGTATGACGGGACGCCCCTCCCCGGCGTCGGCATCCGCTTGGACGAGGGTCGGGTCCGCCTCTCCGGGTCGGTGCTCGCCACGGAGTATGCCGGGGACCCGCACCTGACCGCGGAGCGCTTCGTGACCGACGATGACGGTCGGCGTTGGTTCGTCACCGATGACGTCGGCGAGCTCGACGTCCAGGGCCGGCTGCACCTGCTCGGCCGCATGGACGACCTGATCAACACCGGCGGGTTCAAGGTCGCCCCGCGACCGGTCGAGGACGCCCTGCTGGGCCTGCCCCAGATCCGGGATGCCCTCGTGCTCGGGGTGCCCGACGCGGAGTGGGGAGAGCGGGTGGCCGCGGTGCTCGTCGCCCAGACCCCTCACGCACATACCCCTCACGCACAGCACCCCCACACCCTGGGTGGCGACGCGGAGGCGAGGGGTGCACGGCCGGGTGTGTCCGACATACGGGACCTGGTGCGGGATGTCCTGCCGGCCCACGCTCTGCCCCGTCAGGTGCTCTGGGTGGAGGAGTTGCCGCTGCTGCGCTCCGGCAAGCCGGACCGGGCGGCGCTGAGGGCAATGTGTGCAGGTGAGAGTGGCACAATGGACCCTTACCGCGGATCCGCGGACTGA
- a CDS encoding cytochrome c biogenesis CcdA family protein encodes MSELVFSGPLLAALAVAALAGLVSFASPCVLPLVPGFLGYLGGMTTEATEDGGRGRLLAGTALFIAGFSAVFITMSVVVSGLALTLVEHQDLLLRIGGAVVIALGLIMLLNPGASFGPRWRPAAGIAGAPLLGVVFGLGFTACTGPALAAIQTLGASMSPDEATVARGTVLAIAYCIGLGLPFLLVAAGLGWVSRLSRWLRDRHRIVSAIGGATLILLGLLMVTGVWDGVTTWIQTRLVDGFRTVL; translated from the coding sequence GTGAGTGAGCTCGTCTTCAGCGGACCACTGCTCGCGGCGCTCGCCGTTGCCGCGCTCGCCGGCCTGGTCAGCTTCGCCTCCCCGTGCGTGCTGCCGCTCGTGCCCGGTTTCCTCGGCTATCTCGGCGGGATGACCACTGAGGCCACCGAGGACGGTGGCCGGGGTCGGTTGCTCGCGGGGACCGCCCTGTTCATCGCTGGCTTCAGCGCGGTGTTCATCACGATGAGCGTCGTCGTCTCGGGCCTGGCGCTGACCCTGGTGGAGCACCAGGATCTGTTGCTGCGCATCGGTGGGGCGGTGGTTATCGCGCTCGGTCTGATCATGCTGTTGAACCCCGGTGCCAGCTTCGGGCCGCGCTGGCGTCCGGCCGCGGGGATCGCTGGAGCACCTCTGCTCGGTGTGGTCTTCGGCCTGGGGTTCACCGCCTGCACCGGACCGGCGCTGGCAGCCATCCAGACTCTCGGCGCGTCGATGTCTCCTGATGAGGCCACTGTGGCTCGCGGGACGGTCCTCGCGATTGCCTATTGCATCGGGCTTGGTCTGCCCTTCCTGCTGGTGGCCGCGGGCCTGGGCTGGGTGAGCCGACTCTCCCGGTGGCTGCGGGACCGGCACCGCATCGTGTCGGCGATCGGCGGCGCGACCCTGATCCTGCTCGGCCTGCTGATGGTGACCGGCGTCTGGGACGGCGTGACCACGTGGATCCAGACTCGCCTGGTCGACGGATTCCGGACGGTGCTGTGA
- a CDS encoding DUF4229 domain-containing protein, with amino-acid sequence MLKYSIYRLGLFLVVTLVLLLIGVPELWAVVFGALFSMVTSLFVLAGPREEAARKIEARLEEKRARRAEALDDQRTDEEVEDQDYR; translated from the coding sequence GTGCTGAAATACTCGATCTACCGCCTCGGCCTGTTCCTGGTCGTCACGCTGGTCCTACTCCTGATCGGCGTCCCCGAGCTCTGGGCCGTGGTCTTCGGAGCGCTCTTCTCCATGGTCACCTCGCTGTTCGTCCTGGCCGGACCGCGGGAGGAGGCGGCCCGCAAGATCGAGGCACGCCTGGAGGAGAAGCGCGCGCGGCGCGCTGAGGCGCTGGACGACCAGCGCACCGACGAAGAGGTCGAGGACCAGGACTACCGCTGA
- the ccsB gene encoding c-type cytochrome biogenesis protein CcsB: MIDQELARNADIAVWAAMVALAVAMLAFAAHLAVTGSGRERASEGVRPSGVDAQSAGAAAGESGRGESEGGESEGGESGGGVDVLAPPETDAPAPTRRWGIIGLQVTWLATFALVAAVVMRSLSVGRAPLGNMYEFALVACMFTLVVYSLWSLRKDRLWLGLFVTLPVLVTLGLAMVSWHTEASKLMPSLNSIWLIIHVTIATLSVALFTIGCAVALLYLAKDRAEQRGPVTGWLAALPESKALERITYGIHIVAFPLWTFTLIAGAIWAEQAWGRYWGWDPKEVWTFVIWVVYAAYLHARATSGWAARKATWLAVAGFVSIIINYAVVNVFFVGWHSYSGL; encoded by the coding sequence ATGATCGACCAGGAACTGGCGCGCAATGCCGACATCGCGGTCTGGGCGGCGATGGTGGCACTGGCTGTGGCGATGCTCGCCTTCGCGGCTCACCTCGCCGTGACCGGATCCGGCCGCGAGCGCGCGTCGGAGGGCGTGCGTCCGTCAGGCGTGGACGCGCAGTCCGCCGGGGCCGCAGCTGGCGAGTCCGGCCGTGGCGAATCCGAGGGTGGCGAATCCGAGGGTGGCGAGTCTGGCGGTGGTGTGGACGTCCTGGCCCCGCCGGAGACCGACGCGCCGGCCCCGACCCGTCGCTGGGGCATCATCGGTCTGCAGGTGACCTGGCTGGCGACCTTCGCCCTCGTGGCGGCCGTCGTCATGCGCAGCCTGTCCGTGGGCCGCGCCCCGCTGGGCAATATGTATGAGTTTGCCCTGGTCGCCTGCATGTTCACGCTGGTCGTCTACTCCCTGTGGAGCCTGCGCAAGGACCGGCTCTGGCTCGGCCTGTTCGTCACGCTGCCGGTCCTGGTGACCCTGGGCCTGGCCATGGTGTCGTGGCACACCGAGGCGTCCAAGCTGATGCCGTCGCTGAACTCGATCTGGTTGATCATCCACGTCACGATCGCGACGCTGTCCGTGGCGCTGTTCACGATCGGCTGCGCCGTGGCGCTGCTCTATCTGGCCAAGGACCGCGCAGAGCAGCGCGGCCCGGTCACCGGGTGGCTCGCGGCGTTGCCGGAGAGCAAGGCCCTCGAGCGGATCACCTACGGCATCCACATCGTGGCCTTCCCGCTGTGGACCTTCACGCTCATCGCCGGGGCGATCTGGGCCGAGCAGGCCTGGGGCCGCTACTGGGGCTGGGACCCCAAGGAGGTGTGGACTTTCGTGATCTGGGTGGTCTACGCCGCCTACCTGCACGCCCGGGCGACCTCTGGCTGGGCCGCCCGCAAGGCCACCTGGCTCGCCGTCGCCGGCTTCGTCTCCATCATCATCAACTACGCCGTCGTCAACGTCTTCTTCGTCGGCTGGCACTCCTACTCGGGGCTGTGA
- a CDS encoding PLDc N-terminal domain-containing protein: MAVAVLAFTVYCVVDVVQTEEDKVRGLPKLVWLLVVLIVPLAGGLSWLIAGRARGILQPRPQTRPRGPRGPDDDPDFLRGI; encoded by the coding sequence ATGGCCGTGGCCGTGCTGGCCTTCACCGTCTATTGCGTCGTCGACGTGGTCCAGACGGAGGAGGACAAGGTCCGGGGGCTGCCCAAGCTGGTGTGGCTCCTGGTCGTGCTGATCGTGCCGCTCGCCGGGGGGCTCAGCTGGCTGATCGCGGGACGCGCCCGTGGCATCCTCCAGCCCCGCCCGCAGACGCGTCCGCGGGGTCCGCGCGGCCCGGACGACGACCCCGACTTCCTCCGGGGCATCTAG